Below is a window of Perca flavescens isolate YP-PL-M2 chromosome 12, PFLA_1.0, whole genome shotgun sequence DNA.
GCCAGATTGAGTTTTAGAATGTAAAACAAAATCCAAATAATGGTTGGTTGTCTGCCAAAGAAGCTGGTATTGCAGATAAATTTACCCTCCACAGTCAAAAGTTGCCAGTATTTGGCTGGAGGTTTGTGTTAATTTACAATGCTGACAATAAACAGCAGTTTTGTTCAAATACTGATACCACTTGTAGCTATCAACCTTTCTAGCACTTCAGGACTCTTTGATCAATATTGTAAGCCAAACTAGCTTTGACTTGGTACACTCTGGCATTAGTTAAGGCTGCTGCATTAAAATATGCTGCATTGGCTTATGATGCATAACTTTATGTTCTTTAAGCTTTATACTCTAGTGCTGTGGAGTATATTGAATGTAATAAAGAGTGGGAAAAGCTCCCACAAATCAGGTTTATCTGCGTCTCCCAGCAGGACTTTCAGTTAAGTCTAGTGAGGAGAAACAGAGGAAATTCTGCACTTGGGTTATTCATCAAGGCCAGGAAAAACTATTTATTGTTGAAGACTGGAGAGCATATTCTGTGGAGGAATATCTTAAAGCAAAAGCAATGTATTCTTTCAAAGCCCAGACTTTTTATAAGTCAGTGCAATTGGTTGGTGTTAAAGCTTTGGGTGAATAGGGCAGGAGAATGAATGACCCATGAGgaacaaataagaaaacacaacagCTGTGTGCCTCAATTTCATGAAAGTGATATCATCGGTGTTGAATCCATTTAGTGTGTCTGCCAGTAGATGTGTGCGCTGTGTATTTACGACTGTGTCTTGCATTTCTGTATGCAGACCATCAGACCAAAGGAGGGGTGGCAGGTGTACAGCTCAGCTCAAGATGCAGATGGCCGTTGTATCTGCACAGTGGTGGCACCTGAACAGAATCTGTGCTCCAGAGATGCCAAAGGCAGACAGCTCCGCCAGCTCCTGGAGAAGGTATgtgcacacagccacacacctTTCTGCTTATGTGACAAAACACAAATtctctaaacacacacatttactgtaAGCAACCAGCACATTCATATAAACATATCACATTGATCGTTATTTGTGCTTCTTTTTTGTCCTAATCCTTTGAGAGATTGCACCAGCCAGGTCCATAATTCTATTTTCCACTTCTGCATATATTGCATGGATGGCATCAGCTTGGCATCTTTTGCAACAAACAATTCAAGGCTAATGCTAAGGTTTCAAGTATTATCAAGCTTTACAATTTTCTGTCAAAAGGTGGACTCTTATCAGAAAATCTGCCTTTCAAGagtttttaaaaacatatattttttcaCATCTACCACCATGAATTTTTTGAAGTAAAAGTATGGATTTTTAATGGCTCACACAAAGGTAGCTTTAAATACAACAGTGAAACAGCAGACACATTACTTTTAATTACATAGAAatagttgtttgttttttctgacAGTAGCGATTTAATGCATTatctacaaacaaacaaatagtaCGGCACCAGAGTCCCTTGTATGCCAAATAAGGAAACAttgctatagcctacattttaatgttgtatgcCAAAGGGTGTTCTCTGTCATTCACTGGGGCCTTTGCCACTAATGTACTTAGCTGCCTCAGGGCTTCAGTGAGGCCATTTCAGAATTCCTCTACCAGAGCCGGAAAAGTATGCAGAACACAATGTATGAATGTTGTGCCACTTTGCCGGTGATGTGCTCCAATAATGTTGGCTGGTTACAATTAGAGccaaaaagagaagagagaaaggacCACATTTCTTTTTGCTCACATGCCCCATAAAACTAGTGAGCTTTTGTTAAACCAGAGAGAGACACTGTAATGTTTCTGTGTCAAATATCTACTCTGAAATGTGTCATCAAACCTCACAGATTCAATAGTTTATTCTTGACATTTACAAAACAGGAAATCTGTTTTCAATTAGAGCTGATAAagtttaatatatatttaaaaacagagaaaacagcaAGAAAGAGGCCACGTAACAGTTCTATTCAGCTCACACATGGATGGTTAAAAGACAATTATGTTGGAGGTCAAAATGTTGATTTGTTCCTTGGGAAGTTAGAGCATGGCAGGCTACTGAACGGCTGACATGGAGGACATTTTAATCTCGCAGTGGACGGAAAAATCAATGCTGCGCTGTTTGATTCTTTTCAAAAGGTGCAGAACATGTCGCAGTCAATCGAGGTGCTGAACCTGCGGACGCAGAGGGACTTTCAGTATATCATGAGGATGGAGAGCCAGATCAAAGGACTGCGGTCAAAGTTTCGCCAGATCGAATCGGACAGGAAGACGCTCGTCAACAAAAACTTTCAGGTATATTTTTGTTTGATGTTAAACTTTGTGAGCAACATCAGAGGAGAGGCAGCGAAAGAATCTCCTCTAAAGATACCTGAGGGGCATCTGAATAGATAAACTTTTATTCCTGACTAGATCAATACAGGTCTACCACTTCCCAACAAAGAACAAAATGGACTTTTAAAAGTTAGACAGGCTGTGAAGAAGCATCCAGCGTGGATTCTTAAAACTCTTTCATCAGTGAGAGTGACATGATCGTGATGGTTACATGAAGCATTTCCATTTTCTATTTGTTTAACTCTTAAAAAACAGCATGTAGACAAAGaacattgtacattttataGCAGTGATCAAGTTCAATACTTGCCCTTTAGTTGTAGTTTTCGCTTATCTCATCTGTTatacatgctgcttcctgtgaACCTCTGAAaccctctgaaaaaaaaaagttattctaagaggtggaaagtaactaagtacatttactcaactacTATACTTAGGTAAAATTGTGAGGTTTTTgtgctttacttgagtatttccattgtaTGCTGCTTaacacttttaataaacaaataaataaattaacacTTGCCATTgcaaatattggactttttactccactacaatacatttgaCATTAGTTGCTTTGCACAATCTTTAtttagattattaatacaaaatataaatcaactaatgAATGATGATGTGTAATGATGTATTAAGCTACCCGGCAGTATGGCAGCTGCAACATCAGGGATgcttacacattaatgcatcaagaAATAGAATCCAGTGATATACTATATTTGATTCTGCATAATTAGTAGATTTACATTTGGTATTTAATATTTTCATGATGATACATATTTAGATTTTGAATGTGGGACTTTTATTTATACACTGtgatattgctacttttacttcagtaaaatatCTGAGTACTTCATCCACCCCTGGTTATTGGTAGAAATGGGCAATACATCAAGTTTTATATCTGACAAGAAGTAATATTATGACAGGTATCACCGGTATTGACACTTTTAATGGGGATGAACTTTGTATTTTCACAGAAGAGAGAGATTTTCATATAATTTGACATATAATTAAGCACTGACATTACATAGCAATAATAATAGGAGCAATTCCTATATAGATACGATGTAGATAATTACTATTGTCATCCATCAGTAAAATGGTTTAGGACTTACTGGAGCTTCTCTGTCTTCCCCTAAGTTTTCGTTTTCATGATAAACTTTTAATATAGACAATCTTTCCTGCAAATATTACaaataatgtttttctttttcatgttaaTGTGTGAGAAAACCAAATTATAGTTATAgttttttccttaacttaacaatgtttttttgtcataatCAATCAGTGAGAAGAGTCTGCATTTTGTGCAAAACACAGGGCGACTTTTGTTTCTATTTATAAAGTATCTACCCACTAACATAAAAAGATGCAGTTATCACAGTACCAATATATTTGGCATTGATCTGCCCATCTCTAGATATTGAGTCTTAGAATAATAATTTCTTACACAAGTAAAAGCAAGGGAATGGAAGGGAAGAGATAATATGTTTATACATGGTTTATATTCAGCTATGATGCCatgattatattatatatatcataatttgtatattgttttttttatcatgctgTATGTTCTGCCTTAGTTAAGGATGTTGAACCTTGTACCATAAAACTCCCCTGAAACAGCTGCATTGGAAACTAAGTGAACTGTTATTCCAGATTGAGAGATTTGTTAAGAGCGATATTTTTGCAGTGGTGTATTTTTGGTGTTTTCTAGGAGCTACAGGGAAAGATGGAGTCCCTGCAGCCGCTGATTCCTGTCCTGGAGCAATACAAGGCAGACGCCAAGCTCATCTCCCAGTTCAAAGAGGAGATCAGGAACCTGTCGGGCGTGTTGATGGGCATCCAGGAGGAAATGGGAGCCTACGACTATGAGGAGCTGCAACAGAGGGTTCTAAACCTGGAAAATCGGCTTCGCAACTGCATGAGCAAACTCAGTAAGTCCATTGCAGAAAAAAGCAGATTCAGGCATGCTGACCCCAGATTATCCAATGGCAGAGGGATCATAGGCACATTTCTTGCATCTATCAGCAGATTTTGCCTACAAAGCCGTTACATGTTATTGGCAACATTTTTAATACAGAGCAGGGGACAGTAGAACTGCTTCTGGAGGCAGACATAATGTAGAGAAAACCTTAAAGAGGTAAAAGGTGGTAgcagcattaagctttgtactctggctccatttaaaaaaaatgcaatcgACTTTCACAAAATCACGATTTCTAAGTCTGCCATTTATGCCTACTTTCTTATTTTGAATCCTACGGGTTCCTTCGTTGCCATTTGCAGTTTGGCACTTAAAAGCTGTAGTTCCCTTGCTCCACCCATTGATGTTTAACTTATCTAATTCTGCCTCCAGAGCAGCTTTGCCTCTGATAAAGGTTTGCATAACTTAACTCCAATTTGCCAACTGCCATGTTATCAACACTGATTGAGCCTGTCAAAGTGTCAACGTGAATGCTAATGGGACGTGGCTGCAAATCTGCCTGAGCTCAAGATGATTACTTAAGCATTCATTGTGCtcaaagctttgattgattagGTAAAATAGTAGTTAAATACTTAATAGGGAACTCGCCCATCTTCTGTGCAAGTGATAGCCTACTGTCATTTGGCACAATTAAAGTGTCTGGCAAGATGAATCAAGTGCAGCTACTTCAAATATTAAACCATGTGGGATAAATGGTCACCCAGCTCTGACACAAGGTTTCACTAGTTACAAGTTGTACTGTGGCATTTCTCTGGTTAtccctttatttctatagtagCATAGAAATGTGGCAGAGTCCAGATGCTGAGTCCAAACAGCCCATCTATAACTTTTTTGTTCATCTATTAGCCACAGATTGAAGCAATctaatgttaaaaatgtgttccAGTAATCATAATATCGGTTGTGGTTTTATCATGTGGAGCATGTGCAATTTGTGTTACTTTGTGTGATGTGTTCGCAGCATGTGGCAAGCTAATGAAGATCACTGGGCCACAGACTGTGAAAACTTCAGGGACCAGATTTGGAGCCTGGATGACCGACCCACAGGCGTCTCCCAAAAACAACAGGGTGAGCCGAGTTAATGTTCTTTGCTGTATATTGCCAGCTTTGAAGTAACACAGGGCGGTTTAATAATTTACATACAACTGCTTCCCTCCTGTTGTTCAGTGGGGGAGAGATGTTGTTGAATTACAACATCATACTcactcaaactttttttgtatacttAACTGCTGAGATCAAACATAAAACTTGATGTCGCTTGCTGGACATTTTGGACAATcttttaaatgaatgtgaaaGCTATCTTGACACACTTTATTGCCTAATGTGTTTTGGCACAGGGCCTTCATCAGAGTTTACATACACCACATGATGCCTAAGGCTTTGTCAATTATCCAATGTGCACTAGACACATAACTGGCCTGCTTTTAAAGGatgtttaaaggacaattccagcgtAAAAataacctaggggttaataacatatgtgtatcGTGTCGAACATTCTCTGGAATATGTTTTTATACTAATCGAATGCGTCTCTAGCTTTTAACAAGCTGCCGCAAAAtcggtggttagctgctaacgctagctttcggggcaaAGGGTAAATCACTATTTTCTACCACTAACAAGGTtcaaaccgaagcattgagaattttgtaagtgtatttttttacagGTGATTATAATTTCATCTATGatacatgatgatgatgatatataAGTAAAGCTGTTAGTATTTCTTGTACATTTACAGCTAGCACAGTTTCTTGTCACTTAATCACAGGaccttttttgtatttatttgtcctcaggtcTGGTACATGGACAGCTACACCAACAACAAGATAGTAAAAGAGTATAAATCCATGGCTGATTTTGTGGCAGGAGTTGAGTCGAGAACCTACAACCTGCCTTTCAAATGGGCTGGAACCAACCATGTGGTGTACAATGGCTCTTTGTACTACAACAAGATGCAGAGCAACATCATAGTGAGGTACAGCTTCGAGACGGGCCGTGTGGTCACCCAGAGGGCTCTAGAGTCAGCGGGGTTCCATAATGTGTACCCTTACACCTGGGGAGGCTTCTCCGACATCGACATGATGGCTGATGAGCTGGGCCTGTGGGCTGTGTATGCGACCAACCAAAACGCGGGGAACATTGTCATCAGCCAGCTGAACCCGGACACGCTCCAGATCCTCAACACATGGAACACAGAATACTCAAAGAGGAACGCCGGTGAGTCTTTTATAATCTGTGGAACACTCTACATCACTAACTCCCACCTGACCGGTGCCAAGGTGTACTATGCTTACTCCACTAAAACCTCCACATACGAGTATACAGACATTCCCTTTCATAACCAGTACTTCCACATGTCTATGTTGGACTACAACGCAAGGGACCGCGCCCTCTACGGCTGGAATAACGGCCACCAGGTCCTGTTTAATGTTACACTTTTCCACATCATTAAAACTGAGGATGACTCTTAAGCAGAGGAACATACTGTACTCATGAAAGAAATTATGACAATATAGAATAAAATGGATAGTTGCGCCTGAATGTtctaatgcatttatttatttatttatgtattgtttCCGGAtagttttgggcattttagacAACTTAAGTAGCGACATCTTGCTATTTGCTTGTTTTCATATGAAGAGTTTGTTAATTAATCTATTCTCCGTGTGGAAACTTTCTCTATAGAAAGTAAATGGCAGGATAAAATTAAAACACATCGGAGCATTTGCAGGTCAATGAACTTTCCGTCATGTCCGCAGTTCCTTTCTCTTTCCAAAATGAAAGCCTTTTCCAAAATGAAGTCTTCAAATTTATAATGGTTTTCTCATTCAGTATTGCATTTATTCATTTCCCctaatgtattcatattttgaCTGTGTTCACTAATTGTTCGTTTTGTTTCCATTCTTTCCTTTCCATTTATTCATCATCTGCTAATTTATTCCTGCCTTTCACTGCCTCAATTTAGCTTTTACAGTTATCTTTGTACTTTTCCTTTCAAGTTTTTTGCACTTGACCttgtacacactgtgtacaCAGACAATGAGAAATGTGGTAAACCATGCACCTGTATAGTTACTGTACTTGGCTTTTGTGTATGAAGAttctcagtcatccaggtcaTAGGATATCTTGAAGTACTAAGTTAAAGTACTTCAGCAAACAACAGTTTGCCTTTAATTGAGTACTTTAAgatattagtttttttgtaactttagCAACAGTTTGTATGCCTTATTCATTGCAGTATGTTCTGTAAGCCCAATGATAACAGCTCTAGTGCATGAATGTTGGCTATCCTAAAAGCATTTTTCTGtaactgtatatctgtatattttGTATCTACACAACATACCATTCTCCTCCTCTCTAGCTATATTAATGGTCTGTTTATACAGACAGGAGTATATAACTTTAATAATCATTCATTTGTGTATATAAGAAGTTATACATAACctaaataaaagtattgttttcaTTAAGTCGTTATTGGGTATTTGTGTTCTTAGGATAACAGCTTGGGAAATTTCTTCAAGAGGCTTTTCtacaaccaaaacaaaacactgaaatGCCTCGACCATGAAGTAGCACTGCACTATAATTCAATGTAATAGACCTGAGTGGAACAATGTCTTTCTGCcaaaaacataatttcattGTCTTCCAAAaggacaatgtttttttttgtcatttcctgCACTACCTTTTTTTctaactcttttttttaaaaaatcctaaaaagaaaatttcatagtatattatgtaaaaaaaaagtcatagtatattatgttgaaaaaagtgataaagtcattgtgtagtatgtcaaaaattgtcatagtatactatgttgaaaaaagtcagtacAGTACATCGAAAAAAGTTTAACAAATTCATAGTAAAAAAGTCAGGAAAAGGGACAGCCCAGACTGGGAATCAAACCGGAGCCActgttccactaaaacaaatTGTTGAcaacagtcatagcatagtcAGTCgtgaaaagtgatgaaaaaaagtcatagtatagtatgttaaacaatgtctgaatgtagagaaaaagtgataacaaagtcattgtatagtatgtcaaaaaaaaattatagtcttagtatagtatgtcgaaaaaagtcataaaaaagtaatagttttGTATggcggaaaaaaaacatgaaacctGGGTCAGAGTCTGCAGTGACTACTTGCTGGTTGCCTGTTGgagcagtgctaaccactgagccactgtgCCACAAAAGaattatgttaaaaatagcatagtatgtccaaaaaaaacattaaaaagtcacagtaaagtatgttgaaaagtga
It encodes the following:
- the LOC114565534 gene encoding noelin-3, translating into MWSLSVVLNPLLFLLLFGYCPSVTIRPKEGWQVYSSAQDADGRCICTVVAPEQNLCSRDAKGRQLRQLLEKVQNMSQSIEVLNLRTQRDFQYIMRMESQIKGLRSKFRQIESDRKTLVNKNFQELQGKMESLQPLIPVLEQYKADAKLISQFKEEIRNLSGVLMGIQEEMGAYDYEELQQRVLNLENRLRNCMSKLTCGKLMKITGPQTVKTSGTRFGAWMTDPQASPKNNRVWYMDSYTNNKIVKEYKSMADFVAGVESRTYNLPFKWAGTNHVVYNGSLYYNKMQSNIIVRYSFETGRVVTQRALESAGFHNVYPYTWGGFSDIDMMADELGLWAVYATNQNAGNIVISQLNPDTLQILNTWNTEYSKRNAGESFIICGTLYITNSHLTGAKVYYAYSTKTSTYEYTDIPFHNQYFHMSMLDYNARDRALYGWNNGHQVLFNVTLFHIIKTEDDS